One window of the Marmota flaviventris isolate mMarFla1 chromosome 2, mMarFla1.hap1, whole genome shotgun sequence genome contains the following:
- the LOC114084774 gene encoding olfactory receptor 4F15-like, with translation MDGLNGSVVSEFVLLGLSGSWETRVILTITFSLLYLGIIMGNFFVVFLIIVDSHLHSPMYFLLANLSFNDIGVSSTTVPRMITDLLTEHKVISFQSCMTQTCFVHALGGTEILLLIATAFDRYVAICKPLHYLTIMSPKTCVLLIVISWVTGVIHAITQFSFVINLPFCGPNKIDSFCCDFPRIIQLACSDAAKFEFVVTANSGVLTIGTFFLLLLSYVFILVTVWKRSFGDLSKALGTLSAHITVVALFFTPCIFIYMWPFPTSSVDKYMFIVDFTITPALNPLIYTLRNKDIKIAIQRLSKWLHYDRFC, from the coding sequence ATGGATGGACTGAATGGCTCTGTGGTTTCTGAGTTTGTGTTGCTGGGACTCTCAGGTTCTTGGGAAACTAGAGTCATTCTCACAATAACATTCTCCTTGCTCTACTTAGGGATCATCATGGGAAatttctttgttgtctttttgataattgtTGATTCTCACTTACATTCTCCAATGTACTTCCTGCTGGCCAACCTGTCCTTCAATGATATTGGTGTTTCCTCCACTACAGTTCCCAGGATGATCACAGACCTGTTAACAGAACACAAAGTAATTTCCTTCCAAAGCTGTATGACACAGACATGCTTCGTTCATGCTTTGGGAGGAACAGAAATTTTGCTGCTCATAGCCACGGCATTTGACAGGTACGTAGCCATCTGCAAACCTCTCCACTACTTGACCATTATGAGCCCCAAAACATGTGTTCTGTTGATAGTCATCAGCTGGGTAACGGGAGTGATCCATGCTATAACTCAGTTTTCATTTGTTATAAACTTGCCTTTTTGTGGTCCTAATAAAATAGACAGCTTTTGTTGTGACTTTCCCAGGATCATACAGCTTGCATGCTCTGATGCAGCCAAGTTTGAGTTTGTTGTTACTGCCAACAGTGGTGTCCTAACCATAGGTACCTTCTTCCTGCTTCTCCTTTCCTATGTCTTCATTTTGGTCACTGTCTGGAAACGTTCCTTTGGGGACTTGTCCAAGGCTCTTGGCACATTGTCAGCTCACATCACTGTGGTGGCTCTATTTTTCACTCCATgcatatttatctatatgtggccTTTCCCCACATCATCAGTTGACAAATACATGTTTATTGTTGATTTTACTATCACTCCTGCCTTGAATCCTCTCATCTATACATTGAGAAACAAAGATATAAAGATAGCAATACAAAGACTGAGCAAATGGCTTCATTATGACAGATTTTGCTGA
- the LOC114085044 gene encoding olfactory receptor 4K3-like yields MEEANQSVVHEFILQGLCNSKELQIFLFLSFSILYMMTMVGNLFVVLLIITDPHLHSPMYFLLANLSFVDFCLSSVTTPNLTTDLLKDKKTISFGGCMSQILCVHFFAGGEMVLLVTMAYDRYVAICKPLHYSSIMDRQKCIWLVLISWIIGFVHAMSQLFMILELPFCGPRVVDSFFCDIPLVLKLACMDTNTLGMLINADSGILATTCFIVLLVSYTYILLTVRLHSESGASKALSTCTSHIIVVVLFFGPCIFIYLWPVSITWVDKFLAVFYTVITPLLNPAIYTLRNKDIKKATKKLLNQHVKSMGQ; encoded by the coding sequence ATGGAAGAAGCAAACCAGTCTGTGGTGCATGAGTTCATTTTGCAGGGACTTTGTAACTCAAAGGAGCTACagatcttcctcttcctctcattCTCCATACTCTACATGATGACTATGGTGGGCAACCTCTTTGTTGTGCTGTTAATCATTACTGACCCCCATCTTCattcccccatgtacttcttGTTGGCTAATCTCTCCTTTGTTGACTTCTGCCTTTCCTCAGTCACCACCCCTAATTTGACCACAGACCTCCTAAAGGACAAGAAGACCATTTCTTTTGGGGGATGCATGAGCCAGATCCTCTGTGTTCATTTCTTTGCAGGGGGTGAGATGGTGCTTCTTGTGACAATGGCCTATGACCgttatgtggccatctgcaaaccacTCCATTACTCCAGCATCATGGACAGACAAAAGTGCATCTGGCTAGTTTTGATATCATGGATCATTGGCTTTGTGCATGCCATGAGTCAACTGTTTATGATTTTGGAGCTGCCCTTCTGTGGTCCCAGAGTAGTAGACAGCTTTTTCTGTGATATTCCTTTAGTGCTTAAATTAGCCTGCATGGACACTAATACTTTGGGAATGTTGATAAATGCAGACAGTGGTATTTTGGCAACAACTTGCTTCATTGTTTTGCTGGTCTCCTACACCTATATCCTATTAACTGTCCGCCTTCACTCTGAAAGTGGTGCCTCAAAGGCCCTGTCGACCTGCACTTCTCACATCATAGTGGTGGTGTTGTTCTTTGGACCCTGCATCTTCATCTATCTGTGGCCAGTCAGTATCACTTGGGTGGACAAGTTTCTAGCTGTGTTTTACACAGTAATCACACCTCTGCTGAACCCAGCCATTTACACActgagaaataaagatattaagaaaGCCACAAAGAAGCTTCTGAATCAGCATGTGAAATCCATGGGACAATAA
- the LOC114084773 gene encoding olfactory receptor 4F15-like, whose protein sequence is MYESNFSEVSEFILLGLSNYRPVQHFLLAFSTVFYLTIILGNTLVVFTVTFDAHLHSPMYFLLANLSFIDLCFSTLAVPKMIHDLYSGDKTISFQECLIQIFVLHILGGSEMVLLVAMALDRYVAICKPLHYLTIMSPRMCSLLLSGAWLIGIIHSVIQVAFVVHLPFCGPNEIDSFYCDLPWFIKLACIDTYRMEFLVTAISGFISIGTFFLLIISYILILFTVWRCPSGGLSKALSTLSAHISVVVLFFGPCIFVYMWPFPTVSVDKFLAIVDFLITPILNPAIYTMRNKDMKLAMRKLISQLLGLPKISK, encoded by the coding sequence ATGTATGAATCCAATTTCTCTGAAGTTTCTGAATTTATATTGCTGGGACTTTCTAACTACAGACCAGTGCAGCATTTCCTCCTTGCCTTCTCTACAGTGTTTTATCTCACGATTATTCTGGGAAACACCCTTGTTGTGTTTACAGTGACCTTCGATGCTCATTTACATTCTCCCATGTACTTTCTTTTAGCTAacctttcatttattgatttgtgtttttcCACCTTAGCAGTTCCTAAAATGATTCATGATCTTTATTCTGGGGATAAAACCATATCATTCCAGGAATGTCTCATCCAAATTTTTGTCCTTCATATCCTGGGTGGATCTGAGATGGTACTCCTGGTAGCCATGGCCTTGGACAgatatgtggccatctgcaagcccctCCACTACCTGACCATCATGAGCCCACGGATGTGCAGTTTGCTTCTGTCTGGTGCTTGGCTTATTGGTATCATTCACTCAGTGATTCAGGTAGCTTTTGTTGTCCATTTACCTTTCTGTGGTCCTAATGAGATAGATAGCTTTTACTGTGATCTTCCCTGGTTTATCAAACTGGCCTGCATAGATACCTATAGAATGGAATTCTTGGTAACTGCTATCAGTGGATTCATTTCCATAGGCACCTTCTTCTTGCTGATTATCTCCTATATCCTCATCCTGTTCACTGTATGGAGATGCCCTTCAGGTGGTTTGTCCAAGGCCCTCTCCACCCTTTCAGCTCACATCTCTGTGGTCGTTTTGTTTTTTGGACCAtgcatctttgtttatatgtggccATTTCCCACAGTGTCGGTGGATAAGTTTCTTGCCATTGTGGACTTTCTGATCACCCCCATCCTGAATCCTGCCATTTACACAATGAGGAACAAAGACATGAAGCTGGCAATGAGGAAACTGATTAGTCAGCTCCTGGGTCTGCCGAAAATATCCAAATAA